Below is a window of Chryseobacterium arthrosphaerae DNA.
TTTTGCCGGAAATGTACCGGTTTTATTAAAATATTCTACAGCAGATATTCATTACAGGCGGTTATCATTTCCATACAGAATGGCAACTCCAGATTTTTTACGTACAATCTGACGCAGTGCCTTCTGAAATTCGTCAACAGCATGAGGTTCCGCAATAATCTCAAACTGAATTTTACATTGGGTTTCAGGCCGGAAGGTGGCATCAGTGGCCATGGTAATCTGAATACCAATCTGAGAAAGTGAAGAGGCCGGATAAAGCTTCATAGAGAAATAGGACAGGGTAGAATCTTTATGCCCAAATTCAAAAAAAGGAATTGTATTATTTTGTGGGAAATCAGTGAGGCTGTCGGTAAAGTGCTCAAAGGCTTTGCGATCCCCGTAACCCCACGTTTCTCCGGAGAAAACAGTGTTGGAGCCTTTAATATCAAATATCATATCTATATCATCATCACTTACGTTAATTTCCAGGTAAGATTTCAGGTTCATGGTCTGTTTAGAATATTTTTATTTTTCAAATATAATCAATTAGTAGCCGTATTTACGGAAAAGTCTTGCTGAAAAGAAGAAAATATCTATCTTTCAGGAAACTAAGAGCCATGCTGAAAATTCTTACATTTCTGTCTTTGCTTTCTGCTGTTCATATCTGTTCTCAGTTGAAGCTCGGGGTAAAGATAGCAGATGATGAACCCAATGAATCTATGATACCGGAAACTTTTAAAATGTATACATCCGGGGCGTCCCCAAAAGGATATATTTTAGAATTCATCCTCACCAATACTTCTTCGCAGGCTGTTTCCTTTCCTTTGGATACCCGCAGCTATGCAATACCTTTTGCCGAAGATACAAGTGTTTATTATCAGGAAGATAATATATCTTCGGCCCCTGACAGGCTGTATCGTCTGGGAGTGTACGGATTCATCAATCAGAACGGGTATATTCCTGAAGGAGACATAGGATGTTCAATGCCTGATGTGACAGAACATCCGGAAAGCAAAAAAGACAGGGAAGAAAGAGAAATGATGATCAGTACATGGAAAAAAGAAAATGACTTTGTGAATGAAAAACAGCTGGTGAATAATTGGTACATCATGAAGAATATGAGAACCCTGAAACCCAAAGAAAGCATTCATTACAAAATGTATTTCAATCCTTTTTTCAAAAAACTCTGCCATTACTGTTATCATGAATTTTATGACGGGCTTAAACCCGGATTACCTTATGATGTTAACTTCAAGGTCATCCTGAATGAGGATGTATATCAGTTGATGACAACAGAGCAGCAGAAACAGTATAAAAATCTTTATACAAAGACCGTAATCTCCAATACACTCAGATTTGACGGCCTTTAAAGAGAAAAATGGAGAGATCACCTGTAAAAAACTCTTGAATTAAGAATCTAAAGTTATGAATCCGCTCCATTTTTTTGAGTTCAATGCAGGGATTTAACTGAACTTCTGAATGGCTTCAGGGCTCACAGGGGTGAAAAAATTAATAAGATTTCCATCCGGATCTGAGAACAGGAGTGAGCGGTTACCCCATGGCATGGTGGCAGGCTCCTGAACAATGCGGTCCGTAAGGTTTTTAATTCTTTCATATTCCTCATCTACACTGGCTACCAGAAATTCTATAATGGTATTTTTAGAACTTTCAGCAGCAGTCTGATGTTCAGTCCCGAACATTTGCATGGTGCGGGTACTGCCAATGGCAATGGTAATGGAATCTGTGGAGAGTTCAGCAAAGTCTTCCGTATACCAGCGGGCTTTCAACCCTATAGTATTTTCATAAAACTGAACAGATTGTCTGATGTCCTGTGTGATGATCCTTAATGATGTTAATTTCATTGGTTTAAAATTGTGTTATTGAATAATTTTAAACAAAGGTAGAGTGGAGTAGTGACAACAGGATGTCAGCAGCTTCTGTTTTTATTTTCCATTGATCTCATCAATCATTAAAACTATCCGGCAAGGTCTTCGGGAGGATCGTAGCCAAAAGGTACAGATGAATTCCTATTTATTCCAGAAACCACAATTCAAAACAGCTCCCTTCCTGCAGGGCTTTATAATTAAGATAACCGCCATGAGCTTCCATGATACTTTTAGTAAGCGTAAGCCCGATTCCGGAGCCATTGGACCTCGTTGTAAAAAACGGGAGGAATATCTTGTCTTTGATCTCAGAAGGAACTCCTGAGCCGTTATCCGTGATGCTTATAATAATCCGGTTGTTGTGAGACCTTACAACGGTAGTGATGATTTTGTTTTCTTTTTCAGAAAGGGCATGAATTGCATTGAGATAAACATTGATCAGGCTGCGTTCAACCATTTTTTCATCTGCGGACACAATATGGTTTCCAAGGTCTGAGCTCATCCGGATATTATGCTTCTCAAATTCCGGTTTCAGAAAACTGATGGCAGCTTCAATAACTTTTTTGAGTGGAACAGGGGAAAGGACAGGCTTAGGCAATTCTGCAATCTGGCGGTAGTGATCCACGAAATTTAAAAGCTGCTTTGATTTGGAATTGATGATCATGAGGCTGTCTTTCATTTCCTGCTGATCTTCGGGATCTATCACTTCCTGGTTGCTGATGTATTCAAGATTCTGGATCAGGCTGTTGACCGGAGTTAAAGTATTCAGGAGCTCATGGGAGATCACTTTCATCAGATTGTTCCAGGCCAGTTTTTCTTTTTGTTCTATGATTTTCTGCACAGATTCCATGGTGATGACATAGAAACGGTGCTGGGTGTTTTTTATCTGCTTGGTCCTGAGGGAAAAAGACTGTTTGGTATTATTATGAATGGAAATATCAAAAAACTCCTGTGAACTCTTATAGCCTGTTTCTTCAATAATTCTGTAAAATTCAGGTACTTTGGCGGCATACAGTTCCCAGCGGTTGTATTTGGGAACCTTTAAAATATCAAGAAAGGTGTTGTTTACATAAAATACATCCCAGTTTTTATCTTTTTCAGACAGGATGATCAATCCCGTTTCCATTTGATCCAGGATACTTTCATAGAGGAGTTTATAGGAAGATAAAGAAAACTGTTCCTCTTTGCTCTGGTAATACAGACGGATACTGTTATCAAGCAGCGGATCACCTTCCATCCGGGGAAATAGTGAAAAATCTTTCTTTCTGACAGCATAAATGATTTTTTCCGCTTTTGAAGTACGGGCAAGGAATGAATAATACATCAATGCCACAAAAACAATCGTAAGCAGGATAAAGAGCAGGGTATTGAACCATTTTCCTTCCGAAAAAAAGTGATAGGCACCAATTCCACAAGCAATAGCAAGCAAATTGTAGATGAGTCCTAAATGATAGCTTTTATTCATTATGTAAAAACAAATTTTTATTCATATTTAAAATTGGTTTGTGATGGCAGTCAGGAATTACAGGTGCGCAATACTTCCGGCCTATCACTTCACTTACAGTCCAAATTTCTCCATTCTCCTGTACAAAGCAGCCCGGGAAAGTCCCAGGTCTTCTGCGGCCAGGGAAATATTTCCTTTGTGTTTCCTTAGCGCTTTCCTGATAAGGACTTCTTCCATCTCTTCAATATTGAGGTTGACAATAGTGTTTTCCTGTTCCTCCAGCTGTGGGATCAATACCTGAAGCTTATTATCGTTGGATAAAATAACACTTCTTTCAAGACAGTGATCAAGTTCCCGGATATTTCCCGGCCATGGAAACTGGGTAAGTCCGGCCATGAGCTCATGGGTAAGTTCAAGACCGGGTTTATGGTACTTTTGTTTGTAACGGTCCAGGAAATATTGAGCCAGCAGCCCGATATCTTCCTGTCTTTCCCGTAAAGCAGGGATCTTCACTTCCACAGTATTGATCCTGTAATACAGATCCTGGCGGAAACGGTTTTCTGCAACGGCTTTTTTCAGGTTTTCATTGGTGGCAAAAATAAAACGTACATCCAGTATCCTTTCTTTAGATTCTCCCAGTCTGGATAATTTCCTGTTCTGGATCAGGCTGAGTAATTTCGCCTGAAGCTGAAGAGGCAGGTTGCCGATTTCATCAAGAAAAACAGTTCCGTTCTGGGCATTTTCAATTTTTCCCGTATAATCCTGGTTGGCATCTGTAAAAGCTCCTTTTTTATACCCGAACAGTTCAGATTCAAAAAGATTCTCCGAAATACTTCCCAGGTCAATATGCACAAACGGTTGGTTTTTCCTTTCAGACTGCTCATGAATAGATTCGGCAAGAACATATTTTCCTGTTCCGTTTTCACCCAATAACAATACATTGGCATCAGTGGGAGCAACCCGCCTGATCTGTTCGAGCACTTCCTGCATCCCCGGAGAACGGCTTTCCAGCTGATATTGGCTGTTTTTATGATGTACATTTTCCCATTGGCTGAGCTTTCTGTTTTTTCTTGAAATATCTACAGCAAGATTGACAGAGGCATACAGTTTCTCATTGTTCCACGGTTTCAGAATAAAGTCTGAGGCCCCGTTTTTCAGTGCTTCCACAGCCAGTTCCACTTCACCGTAAGCCGTCATGAGTATGATAGGCAGCTGAGGTTCCAGTGTCTTTATCTCGTTCATCCAGTAAAGACCGTCCTGCCCGCTTTCAAAACCTTTTCTGAAATTCATGTCCAGTACAACAGCGTCTACCTGGTTTTCCGTCATGAATTTTAAAATTTCTGCCGGCTTACTCAGGCAGCTTACCTGTGAAAAAAACTTTTTCAGCCAGACTCTTGCTGAAAACAGGATATCTTCGTCATCATCTACAATCAGGATATGAGCTTCTTTTTTACGCATATTGTGGTATTGCTCTTTTAAAATGGTTAAAACTGTTCATTTCCGTACAAAAAGTGTCCGATAATGAACAGTTCCCGGAAAGGTATTAAAAACATTACTGCAGATTTTCAAGGACTTACAGGCTTATATTTTTCTGGCATCTGCCTTGTGTAATCTATTGTAACAAAATGAGTTATCTTTAATATGGATACGAAAATAGTAAAAAAGAAATCGAAATTAAAATTTGTTTTAGGCGGATTGATTCTGTTGGGAGTTGTGATACTCTCCAGCTGGTATTTTCTGCTGCAGAAAAAAACATACAATGTTTCTGCCGAAAGTATTCAGACTGATGTGGTTACCCAGGGGAAATTTGAAGATATGCTGATGGTAACGGCACAGACCCAGTCGCTTAATTCTTCACTGGTCAATGTTCTGGAAGGTGGTGCCGTGAAAGAGATCTTTGCAGAAGACGGGCAGATGCTCACCAAAGACCAGCCCATTGCAAGGGTATACAATCCCAATACGGAATTTACGTATATGAGCCAGGAAACAGGAATTATGCAGCAGATCAGCCAGATGTGGAATACGCTTCTTGAGCTGAAAAACCAGGAACTGGCTCAGGATAAAGAACTGCTGCTGGCACAGAATGACTACAATACGGCACTTCAGAATTTTAACCTGCAAAAGAGACTGTATGATGCAGAAATCGGAAAAAAAACAGATTACGACGTCAGTGTACAGAATCTTACCTATCAGAAACAAAGAAAATCAATTGTTGAAAAAGGGTTTTCTGCTGAGAAGAATTCAAGAAATGCACAGATGTCAGCCATCAATACTTCAATGGGGCAGATGGATAAGAGCCTTCAGATCTTACGTTCCAACAAAAACAATTTCCTGATCATGGCTCCTGTTTCCGGAAGGCTTTCATCATTTTCCATTTCATTGGGCGAAAACCTGACAACAGGGCAGAGCATCGGAAAGATCGATCTGATGGACGGCTATAAACTGGTGGCTAAAGTAGATGAATACTATATCAATAAACTTCATAACGGCATCAAAGGTGTGCTCGATAATAATAATCAGCCTTATGAAGTCATCATTACCAAAATCCTGCCGGAAGTAAAGGACGGTCAGTTTCTGGTTGAACTGAATTTTACAGAAAAGAAACCGGACAACCTTACAATAGGAATGACTTTCGGACTGAAGCTGAAGCTTTCCGCAGATACCCAAAGCATCATGCTTCCCAAGGGCAGTTTCTCAAAAGATACCGGCGGAAAATGGATCTTTGTGGTCAAAGGAAATAAAGCAGAAAGAAGAACAATCAGCCTTGGCCGGGAAAATCCGCTCTATTACGAGGTAATGTCAGGATTGAAGGCCGGTGAAACGGTGATCACATCAGATTATGCAGATCTGAAAAAATATGAGATCCTTGCTATTAAAAAGTAAAAAGATGAATATTTTTAACCTTTTGTTTTCGTCATTTAAAAAAGAACTTAATCAATTAAACCCATAAAAAAACATTATCATGATCAATATACACAACCTTTCAAAAATATACAGAGCCGAAGACGTACAGACGCATGCCTTAAATGAGGTGAGCCTGAGCATTAAAGAAGGTGAATTTCTCGCTATAATGGGACCTTCCGGATGTGGAAAATCAACCTTCCTGAATATTATCGGGCTTCTGGATACTGCTTCGTCAGGCTCCTATAAATTTGAAACGGCAGAAATGATGGGGCTGAGCGAAAGAAAGAAATCTGATGTCCGTAAGAAAAATATAGGCTTTATTTTCCAGAATTTTAATCTGATCGATGAACTGACAGTCTATGAAAATATTGAATTGCCCCTGATCTACAACGGAGTTTCCCCTTCCGAAAGAAAAAGAAAAGTAGAAGAGATCATGGATAAGATCAATATTTCCCACCGGGCCAAGCATTATCCGCAGCAGCTTTCCGGCGGGCAGCAGCAGAGAGCGGCAGTCGCAAGAGCTTTGGTAACAAAACCCAAACTGATTCTCGCAGATGAACCCACAGGAAACCTGGACAGCTCTAATGGTAATGAAGTCATGAACCTGCTGGCAGAACTTCACAGAGAAGGATCTACCATTGTAATGGTGACCCACTCTTCCTATGATGCAGGTTTTGCCTCCCGTATCATCAATATGAAAGACGGTGAAATTTTTAATGAAGAACACGCTTCCCAGAGAAAAGATGTCTTTGCAAAGGCTGATGCCGGAGCATTCGAATAAATCAGAAGTGTTTCATCAACTATCATTAATTACAATATTACTATTATGCTTACCAACTGGCTCAAAATTGCCCTGATCAATTATAAAAAAAACTGGCTGTCGACAGGTATTAATTTATTTGGACTCACCATTGGCTTAACCGGCTTTATGCTCATTCTGATGCACTGGAATGATGAAGAATCCTATGAAAGATGGAACCCCAAAAAAGATCATATCTATGCTTTTCAGTCTTACTCCAAAAAAGACAATTCCTATGGAAATAATATTTCTATTCCAATGGCCAAACGGGCTAAGGAAATGATTCCGGGAGTTCAGGATTACGTCCTGTTCAGCGGATCAGGAATAGGGGTGAAGATAACTGCAAAAGACAAATCGGTGTATCAGAAAGATGGAATGGCGGTTTCTGAAAGCTTTTTCAATTTCTTTCCATTCAAACTGATTGCAGGAAGCTATAAAGATGCGCTGAAGGGGGAGAGTTCCGCAGCGCTTTCCACTACTGCTGCCCGGAATATTTTCGGCAAAACCGATGTGGTAGGGGAAAGTATCAAATTTGATGGCAAGAATTACAGTGTAACTGCTGTGTATGAACTTCCGGAAGGAAATTCACAGATAAAACCGGAATTCGTTTTCAATCCTGTTCAGCAGATGAAGGAGAATGAGAACAGTTGGGGAAATTTCAGTTATGGCTGTTTCTTTATGCTTAAGGAAGGTACTGATCTTGCTGTAGTACGGCAAAAATTTATAAAAGATATCTTTGAATACCGTGCAGCCCGGGATGGAAAATCCTCAGGATTGTCAGTACAGCAGTATCTTGATCTGTATGGTCCTACAGACAGCCTATTGACGCCACTGGATGGGCTGAAACTCCACGCAAAATCTTCCTGGTTTGGAAATCCTGATTTCAAAACACTGATGATCCTCTTTACGCTTTCTGTTCTTATTGTTGTTTTATCAGCCATCAACTTTATCAACCTGAAGACGGCACAGGCCTCTCAACGTGCTAAAGAAATTGGCGTGAGAAAGGCAATCGGCAGTACCAAAACACATCTTGTCCTGCAGTTTTTGCTGGAAACATTTGTAATCTGTATTTCATCTTATCTGCTTTCACTGGCTTTAACGGAGCTGCTCCTGCCAGGCTTCAATAAATTCTTTGGTAAAGAAATCAAGATGACCGACTGGCATATTTACTTTTACTCTTTTGGGATGATCCTTCTGGTTACGCTGATTTCAGGACTTATTCCGGCAGTTTATCTTTCAAATTTCAAAGCGATAGAGACCCTGAAAGGAAATTTTGCCAGAAGCAAGCATGGCGTTTGGATGAGAAACGGAATTCTCACCTTACAGTTAATCATCTCTTCATTTTTTATTATTGGCGGGCTTATCGTTAATCAGCAGGTGAAATACATGATGAACAAAGATCTTGGCTTTAACGGAAAACAGGTAATGATGATCAACTTCAGTGAAAGTAATCCGAAACCGTGGCTGAAATATGAGCGCCTTAAGACTGATATGAGAAATATTCAGGGAGTGACCGATGTCTCTTACGGGGAAGCTGTGCCGGGAGAAGGAAGATATGGCAGTTCCAATATGGATTTTATGGATAAAAGCATTCAGGCCCAGCATGGTTCTATGGACTATAATTACCTGAAGTTTATGAATGTAAAACTTATAAAAGGACGCTGGCTGGATCCGAACCTATCATCTGATACAATCAGCAATATTTTAGTGAATGAAGCTTTTGTAAGAAAATTCGGATGGAATGATGATCAGGCCCTGAAGAATGAAATACAACCCGGATTTGATGACAAAAAATATAAAATTGTAGGTATTGTAAAAGATTTCAATATAAGAAGCCTTAAAAGAGAAGTAGAACCCATCGTATTTTTCCATTACAGGCAGACAGGATGGAAGCGGTACAATATCTATAACATTCAGCTGAAAATAGCTCCGAACGATATTGACGGGACCGTAAAAAGGCTGAAAACCTATTGGCAGACCAACGTGGAACCGGGCTATCCTTTTACCTATTATTTTGTAGATCAGCGATTTGCCAAAACTTTTGAAGTCTATCAAAAACAGCAGACCTTATTCACCATTCTGAATGCTATGGTACTTATGGTAGCTCTGCTGGGACTTTTTGCACTGTCTTCATTAATGATCGAACAGAAACTGAAAGATGTAGCGATCAGAAAAACATTGGGAGCTTCAGATCATACACTTGTTTTCGGATTGACAAGACAGTTCCTGTGGATTGCTGTGATTGCTGTTCTGATCAGCGTTCCGATCTGCTATTTTCTGATGAACGAATGGCTGAAAGATTTCGCCTACAGAATAGATATGCCGGTATGGCCGTTCATCGTAAGCTTTTTAACATTACTGGGATTAACGTTTGCTGTCGTAAGTATCAAAGCGTATAAAGCAACCAAGGTAAACCTTATAAAATATCTGAAGTATGAATAATTGAGCGTATGGCTCATTAATGATTAAAACCGCAACGTACTCATGAAAAATTTCATTTTCCTATTTTTTGTTGGCCTTTATCCGGCACAGCAGGCATGGAACCTGCAGCAGTGTCTCGACTATGCTTCCAGTCATCATCCTTTGGTAAAGCAGGCTACAGTAAACGTCAGCAGGAATGAAAAGCTTATTACGGGATCAAAAGGAATGCTTTTACCCTCAGTAGAAGCAGGAGTGAGGCATACTTACAGTTTTGGATCTTCTATCAACCAGTCCAGTAACCAGAGAGAAGCTCTCAATACCCAATATGATCAGTTTTATGCCCAGGCAGACTGGAATCTCTTTAACTGGAAAAATATTCTGGATATTTCTCTGTCTAAACTGAATAAAGAAACCAGCATCTATAAACTTAAGCAGGCCCGGAATAAGGTAAAACTGAATGTGATCCAGATGTTTTTTGCCTATCAGAACGGCAGAAGCTGGCTTGAAGTACTGGAAACCCAGATATCCGGAATGCAGGAACAGATCAAACGTACCGAAAAAGAAGTGGAGATCGGGAACAGGCCTAAAAGTGATATTTACGATATCAAAGCGAACCTGGGAACTTTACAGGAGCAGTGGGTCTCTGCTAAAAATCAGCGGGATCAGTCAAAAATTAACCTGTTGAATGCCTTGTCCATAGCCGAAGATTCCCTGGATTTTGTGATGGCCGATGAAAATCTTTCTTCAGAGGCCGAGTTTCATGATCCGGACTTTACCCGGAAACTCCTGGAAGTAAATCCCGCTTACCAATCGGCAATCGCAGAAATAAAAGCCCAGGAAAAAAAAGAAGCTATTGCAAGGGCAGGCTACCTGCCGACTTTAAACGGCAGCTACAGCTGGTCAACCTTTTATAATAAAGTATTGGGGAAAGATAACGGTTCTACCGTCAGTTTCTCTGATCAGTTTTCACAGAATAAAAATCAGTCTCTGAATGTTGGGCTCAGCATTCCCATTTTCAATAAACTTCAGGTAAAAACCAATGTGGAAACCGCAAAACTGAACAGTATCAGTGCACAATACGATAAAGAGCTGGTTATTAATGATCTTACTCAGAATATAAATTCCATTAAGGCACAGTTTTTAAATGCCCAGGAGAAATACAGCCTGCTGGATGCTAATTTTGAAAATCAAAAACTATCCTTCCAGAAATCTGAGGAAAAATATAAAGAAGGATTAATGGATGCCTATACTTTTTTCGTAGTCAGGAACGGATGGCTTCAGGCTAATTTTAACCTCATCACCAGCAGAAATGATGTGATTCAGCAGACAGAATTACTCAAAGTATTACAAACAGAATTTTAAATTTCAGATCAGTCATATTTTTAGGAAAGCGGTCTTCATTATTTTGAAGACTGCTTTTATTCATGCTTTATCAGAAGAGAAGGAAATGACCAAAAAAAACCTGAAAAAATAGGCTCAAATAAAAACAAGCGATTGTAATGAAAATAAATGTAATTTTAAGATCATAATGGATTGTAAAAATCCTTTTCAAACTCAAAAAGCTTATGGAAATCGTAACGGATTTGGATACTATCAATGAAATTTTAAGG
It encodes the following:
- a CDS encoding VOC family protein encodes the protein MKLTSLRIITQDIRQSVQFYENTIGLKARWYTEDFAELSTDSITIAIGSTRTMQMFGTEHQTAAESSKNTIIEFLVASVDEEYERIKNLTDRIVQEPATMPWGNRSLLFSDPDGNLINFFTPVSPEAIQKFS
- a CDS encoding sensor histidine kinase codes for the protein MNKSYHLGLIYNLLAIACGIGAYHFFSEGKWFNTLLFILLTIVFVALMYYSFLARTSKAEKIIYAVRKKDFSLFPRMEGDPLLDNSIRLYYQSKEEQFSLSSYKLLYESILDQMETGLIILSEKDKNWDVFYVNNTFLDILKVPKYNRWELYAAKVPEFYRIIEETGYKSSQEFFDISIHNNTKQSFSLRTKQIKNTQHRFYVITMESVQKIIEQKEKLAWNNLMKVISHELLNTLTPVNSLIQNLEYISNQEVIDPEDQQEMKDSLMIINSKSKQLLNFVDHYRQIAELPKPVLSPVPLKKVIEAAISFLKPEFEKHNIRMSSDLGNHIVSADEKMVERSLINVYLNAIHALSEKENKIITTVVRSHNNRIIISITDNGSGVPSEIKDKIFLPFFTTRSNGSGIGLTLTKSIMEAHGGYLNYKALQEGSCFELWFLE
- a CDS encoding sigma-54-dependent transcriptional regulator, with protein sequence MRKKEAHILIVDDDEDILFSARVWLKKFFSQVSCLSKPAEILKFMTENQVDAVVLDMNFRKGFESGQDGLYWMNEIKTLEPQLPIILMTAYGEVELAVEALKNGASDFILKPWNNEKLYASVNLAVDISRKNRKLSQWENVHHKNSQYQLESRSPGMQEVLEQIRRVAPTDANVLLLGENGTGKYVLAESIHEQSERKNQPFVHIDLGSISENLFESELFGYKKGAFTDANQDYTGKIENAQNGTVFLDEIGNLPLQLQAKLLSLIQNRKLSRLGESKERILDVRFIFATNENLKKAVAENRFRQDLYYRINTVEVKIPALRERQEDIGLLAQYFLDRYKQKYHKPGLELTHELMAGLTQFPWPGNIRELDHCLERSVILSNDNKLQVLIPQLEEQENTIVNLNIEEMEEVLIRKALRKHKGNISLAAEDLGLSRAALYRRMEKFGL
- a CDS encoding efflux RND transporter periplasmic adaptor subunit, which encodes MDTKIVKKKSKLKFVLGGLILLGVVILSSWYFLLQKKTYNVSAESIQTDVVTQGKFEDMLMVTAQTQSLNSSLVNVLEGGAVKEIFAEDGQMLTKDQPIARVYNPNTEFTYMSQETGIMQQISQMWNTLLELKNQELAQDKELLLAQNDYNTALQNFNLQKRLYDAEIGKKTDYDVSVQNLTYQKQRKSIVEKGFSAEKNSRNAQMSAINTSMGQMDKSLQILRSNKNNFLIMAPVSGRLSSFSISLGENLTTGQSIGKIDLMDGYKLVAKVDEYYINKLHNGIKGVLDNNNQPYEVIITKILPEVKDGQFLVELNFTEKKPDNLTIGMTFGLKLKLSADTQSIMLPKGSFSKDTGGKWIFVVKGNKAERRTISLGRENPLYYEVMSGLKAGETVITSDYADLKKYEILAIKK
- a CDS encoding ABC transporter ATP-binding protein, with amino-acid sequence MINIHNLSKIYRAEDVQTHALNEVSLSIKEGEFLAIMGPSGCGKSTFLNIIGLLDTASSGSYKFETAEMMGLSERKKSDVRKKNIGFIFQNFNLIDELTVYENIELPLIYNGVSPSERKRKVEEIMDKINISHRAKHYPQQLSGGQQQRAAVARALVTKPKLILADEPTGNLDSSNGNEVMNLLAELHREGSTIVMVTHSSYDAGFASRIINMKDGEIFNEEHASQRKDVFAKADAGAFE
- a CDS encoding ABC transporter permease; this encodes MLTNWLKIALINYKKNWLSTGINLFGLTIGLTGFMLILMHWNDEESYERWNPKKDHIYAFQSYSKKDNSYGNNISIPMAKRAKEMIPGVQDYVLFSGSGIGVKITAKDKSVYQKDGMAVSESFFNFFPFKLIAGSYKDALKGESSAALSTTAARNIFGKTDVVGESIKFDGKNYSVTAVYELPEGNSQIKPEFVFNPVQQMKENENSWGNFSYGCFFMLKEGTDLAVVRQKFIKDIFEYRAARDGKSSGLSVQQYLDLYGPTDSLLTPLDGLKLHAKSSWFGNPDFKTLMILFTLSVLIVVLSAINFINLKTAQASQRAKEIGVRKAIGSTKTHLVLQFLLETFVICISSYLLSLALTELLLPGFNKFFGKEIKMTDWHIYFYSFGMILLVTLISGLIPAVYLSNFKAIETLKGNFARSKHGVWMRNGILTLQLIISSFFIIGGLIVNQQVKYMMNKDLGFNGKQVMMINFSESNPKPWLKYERLKTDMRNIQGVTDVSYGEAVPGEGRYGSSNMDFMDKSIQAQHGSMDYNYLKFMNVKLIKGRWLDPNLSSDTISNILVNEAFVRKFGWNDDQALKNEIQPGFDDKKYKIVGIVKDFNIRSLKREVEPIVFFHYRQTGWKRYNIYNIQLKIAPNDIDGTVKRLKTYWQTNVEPGYPFTYYFVDQRFAKTFEVYQKQQTLFTILNAMVLMVALLGLFALSSLMIEQKLKDVAIRKTLGASDHTLVFGLTRQFLWIAVIAVLISVPICYFLMNEWLKDFAYRIDMPVWPFIVSFLTLLGLTFAVVSIKAYKATKVNLIKYLKYE
- a CDS encoding TolC family protein, which produces MKNFIFLFFVGLYPAQQAWNLQQCLDYASSHHPLVKQATVNVSRNEKLITGSKGMLLPSVEAGVRHTYSFGSSINQSSNQREALNTQYDQFYAQADWNLFNWKNILDISLSKLNKETSIYKLKQARNKVKLNVIQMFFAYQNGRSWLEVLETQISGMQEQIKRTEKEVEIGNRPKSDIYDIKANLGTLQEQWVSAKNQRDQSKINLLNALSIAEDSLDFVMADENLSSEAEFHDPDFTRKLLEVNPAYQSAIAEIKAQEKKEAIARAGYLPTLNGSYSWSTFYNKVLGKDNGSTVSFSDQFSQNKNQSLNVGLSIPIFNKLQVKTNVETAKLNSISAQYDKELVINDLTQNINSIKAQFLNAQEKYSLLDANFENQKLSFQKSEEKYKEGLMDAYTFFVVRNGWLQANFNLITSRNDVIQQTELLKVLQTEF